One genomic region from Homalodisca vitripennis isolate AUS2020 chromosome 6, UT_GWSS_2.1, whole genome shotgun sequence encodes:
- the LOC124364328 gene encoding putative defense protein — MIWSKVVIPPAALCFLAIVLTTVQGRPDGAPSDACETMDPSHGGSPQTGPMPYTLQLNSHKINSGGNVHFTIRAQPPNTFAGFMVQARNEKGRPVGLFTQSDNVKPTECFGVPGNTATHVNHQPKTEVTMSWSADPGYAGDVIFHATVAKSMKEYWVRQRARPLAVVRT; from the exons ATGATCTGGTCTAAAG TTGTGATTCCACCGGCTGCTCTGTGTTTCTTGGCCATTGTACTCACTACCGTTCAAGGAAGGCCGGATGGTGCCCCCTCAGACGCCTGTGAGACTATGGACCCCAGCCATGGGGGTTCACCCCAGACCGGTCCCATGCCTTACACTCTGCAGCTGAACAGCCACAAGATCAACAGTGGGGGTAATGTTCATTTCACCATTAGAGCCCAGCCCCCCAACACGTTTGCCGGGTTCATGGTGCAGGCGAGGAACGAGAAGGGTAGGCCGGTGGGACTGTTCACTCAGAGCGACAATGTCAAGCCTACGGAGTGTTTTGGTGTTCCCGGT AACACGGCTACACACGTGAACCACCAGCCGAAGACTGAGGTAACCATGAGCTGGAGTGCGGATCCAGGATACGCAGGAGACGTAATATTCCA CGCTACGGTCGCCAAGTCAATGAAAGAATATTGGGTGAGGCAGAGGGCAAGACCTCTAGCAGTCGTCAGGACATAG